One genomic region from Sylvia atricapilla isolate bSylAtr1 chromosome 16, bSylAtr1.pri, whole genome shotgun sequence encodes:
- the SLC32A1 gene encoding vesicular inhibitory amino acid transporter, with amino-acid sequence MATLLRSKLSNVATSVSHKSQAKMSGMFARMGFQAATDEEAVGFAHCDDLDMEHRQGLQMDILKSEGSEEGGEPPLEGDIHYQRDGTGPLPPSASKEACSELSGQGKPKITAWEAGWNVTNAIQGMFVLGLPYAILHGGYLGLFLIIFAAVVCCYTGKILIACLYEENEDGEIVRVRDSYVDIANACCAPRFPTLGGRIVNVAQIIELVMTCILYVVVSGNLMYNSFPNLPVSQKSWSIIATAVLLPCAFLKNLKAVSKFSLLCTLAHFVINILVIAYCLSRARDWAWEKVKFYIDVKKFPISIGIIVFSYTSQIFLPSLEGNMQNPKEFHCMMNWTHIAACILKGLFALVAYLTWADETKEVITDNLPSTIRAVVNIFLVAKALLSYPLPFFAAVEVLERSLFQDGNRAFFPNCYGGDGRLKSWGLTLRCALVVFTLLMAIYVPHFALLMGLTGSLTGAGLCFLLPSLFHLKLLWRKLLWHHVFFDVAIFVIGGICSVSGFIHSLEGLIEAFRTNAED; translated from the exons ATGGCCACCCTCCTCCGCAGCAAGCTCTCCAACGTGGCCACCTCGGTGTCGCACAAATCGCAGGCGAAGATGAGCGGCATGTTCGCCAGGATGGGCTTCCAGGCGGCCACCGACGAGGAGGCGGTGGGCTTCGCCCACTGCGACGACCTGGACATGGAGCATCGGCAAGGGCTGCAGATGGACATCCTCAAGTCCGAGGGCAGCGAGGAGGGCGGAGAGCCGCCCCTGGAGGGGGACATCCACTACCAGCGGGACGGCACAGGGCCCCTGCCGCCCTCCGCCTCCAAGGAGGCCTGCTCCGAGCTCTCCGGGCAGGGCAAGCCCAAGATCACGGCATGGGAGGCGGGATGGAACGTCACCAACGCCATCCAG GGGATGTTTGTTCTGGGCCTGCCCTATGCCATCCTTCACGGTGGATACCTAGGactctttttaataattttcgCTGCAGTGGTGTGCTGCTACACTGGGAAAATCCTTATTGCCTGTCTTTACGAAGAGAATGAGGATGGGGAGATAGTCAGGGTGAGAGACTCCTACGTGGACATCGCCAACGCGTGCTGCGCGCCCCGCTTCCCCACCCTCGGGGGCAGAATCGTGAACGTGGCTCAGATCATCGAACTGGTCATGACCTGCATCCTCTACGTGGTGGTCAGTGGGAACCTGATGTACAACAGCTTCCCCAACCTGCCCGTCTCCCAGAAGTCGTGGTCCATCATTGCCACGGcagtgctcctgccctgtgcgTTCTTGAAGAACCTCAAGGCAGTCTCCAAATTCAGCTTGCTCTGCACGTTAGCCCACTTTGTCATCAACATCCTGGTGATCGCCTACTGCCTCTCCAGGGCGCGTGACTGGGCCTGGGAGAAAGTCAAGTTTTACATTGATGTCAAGAAGTTCCCTATCTCCATTGGCATCATTGTCTTCAGCTACACCTCCCAGATCtttctgccttccctggagGGGAACATGCAGAACCCCAAGGAATTTCACTGCATGATGAACTGGACTCACATTGCAGCTTGCATCCTTAAGGGACTCTTTGCCTTGGTCGCCTACCTGACCTGGGCTGATGAGACCAAGGAGGTCATTACAGACAACTTGCCATCCACCATTAGGGCAGTAGTCAACATTTTCTTGGTGGCCAAAGCCTTGCTCTCGTACCCCTTGCCATTCTTTGCAGCTGTAGAGGTCCTGGAGCGGTCCCTTTTCCAAGATGGAAACAGGGCTTTCTTCCCCAACTGCTATGGGGGTGACGGGCGGCTCAAATCCTGGGGACTCACCCTCAGATGTGCCCTGGTAGTTTTCACTCTGCTCATGGCTATTTATGTCCCCCATTTTGCCCTCTTGATGGGTCTTACTGGGAGCCTCACAGGCGCAGGGCTCTGTTTCCTGCTCCCCAGTCTCTTCCACCTCAAACTCTTGTGGAGGAAGCTCTTGTGGCACCATGTCTTCTTTGACGTTGCCATTTTCGTTATAGGCGGTATCTGCAGCGTCTCTGGGTTCATCCACTCTTTAGAAGGCCTCATAGAGGCTTTCAGAACCAATGCTGAAGACTAA